In Lactuca sativa cultivar Salinas chromosome 5, Lsat_Salinas_v11, whole genome shotgun sequence, the DNA window TTATTTTTTTAGAGAAAAATAAGTTAcagattttaatatttttatttattgtttttagtaATTATAACATCtaattttttaagaaaataaagTTTTAAAAAGAACTAAATTGAAGAGGTCAATAAGATATTAACATTTGCTTGAAAGATGTAGGCTAATCAAAGCGGATCTTGGGCCGAGTTTCTATTTTTTGCTTTTTTAAGCGTTTTTATTTGGATTGGATTGGTGTAGATAGTGGATATGCATAGTCTAAGCTGATCAAACTTATTATCTGAGTTGTTGCATATTTCCTTTTTCTAAGTTGAACTTTAAGTATGGTATATATCAATTTTTTAAGGGATACGGATGATGTAACACTTTGTGCTGAACCATTATTGCTTGTTCTAAATCAAATCCACTATTCCGGGCAATGTTGGTTGGTGATTTTAGCATTCATCAAACATTTTTTAGTAATTTGGATAATATTATTTCACAATCAAGTTTCAAATACCACATAGCATATTAGAATTCGACCTCCAAATACATATATATGGCCTTTAGCTATATCAACAACTCCCGATTTATTTAGATACATGAAGTACTAACCATAGTGATCAATGAGCTTCAAGTGGCATCCCGATCTTTTCACCAAAGTTAACAATGTACTTTCTCCTAGCTGGATGCTCTTCTTGTGGCCTATTGAATGCAGTCCATACTGGCTCTCCAACAAATAACCTCATCAACTGCATACACCCAAATACCATTTGTTTCTGTTTTTACTTGATAGACTTCATAGGGACAATATGGGTGTCTTTTTGACTTAATAAAGAAAGTTCCTATTGGATTTGttggaaagtagtttgtttgacaTTAAAATGTAAGCCGAATTTCAGTGTCTTTACCTTGATGTAATTGGAGGTGTCGAGGGTGAAGCGATGGTATATTCCTGCAGGCAAGATGATAAGATCACCAGCCTTTATCCAAATACGAATCCAGCGATCATCTTTATCCCTAACATCAAAATACCCACTCCCTTCCAAGCAGTAACGTATTTCTTCATCTGCATGAATGTGTTCTGTATAGAAGTTCTTCAGCTTTTGCTCGTAATTCTCCACTTTCTCAGGGCACAAATCCAGCAAATCCTACAAAATGAAGTTACCAAAGCTAAAACCATACTCTACAGTCTATAGCCATCTTAagctgaaaaagaaaaagaaaaaagggaTGTATCGGTTGAATTTAGGTTAAAAGTGTAAGAGTACCATGTAATTGTAGCCTCTGGTAGCCCTAATGTGTTCTAATTCTTCATCCTCCTCGTACTTTTCTGGATTTAGCTTCCAGTGCAAAACGCCCAATTCTACACAAATTCCAGAGGCGAATAGAATTTAGGGTTCCCATAATCGAAAGTCATACATGTCGGATTATTTTGCGATTTTGAAAGTGAAAACATGAAGGTACCTGCTAAGTGATCCGGGGAGACGAACTCATAGGGATTGcgatgatgaggaagctgtggaTCCTCATGGCTATTATCCATGAACCATGCCTACGACGAAGATTAAAGTCGTGATCGTTGATGTAATGCTGAAAGAAGTCAAAGAGTTCGATTGAGAAAGCAAAATTATTTACTAACCTGAAGAATCGCCATAGAAATTAAACGAAGTGTGCCACAATTGTGTCAGTCGTCTGAATCAAAATCacatatatattatgtgtattgGATACTCGAGGCTTCCAAGATTTTTGGTTGCCTTGTTTTGTCAGATAACCATCTATGGTCATCAGCTTCCGTTGGTTATTGTGGCTTCCATTTTTCCTCCAGCACAAAATTGCATAGTTTCTAAATTGTTTCATCACAAATCaatgtaaaaatatatatatatatatatatatatatatatatatatatatatatatatatatatatatatatatatatatatatatatatatatatatatatatatatatatatatagcagttCTCCTAATCGACTAACTTCATAatagtgaatatacctaacaaccttatataagcttaggtacctaacttcATAATAGTACATCGatttgtatcatatttacattgtaattgtctaaggttcttaaacttcaacctcataacttgattacttccaaaatctttggactttcaccaatatttttattttacatcacgtctttctaccgaataccacctgatgggcttcatatcctaccgctacaaatgaaaggatgtaggagaaatataatgatgaatttgcaaatttttttgaagtaaatcaagtttagggatgaagtttaggaaccttggatgattgcaatgaaaatttaatgcaaaatgacgtagtttgatgaggttaggtacctaagcttatataaggttgttagtgttggattaatgtctaagtccataactatatttggtatgtacttgacccgacccggcatggtccatttgggttgcacttcaccgacacaatttatatggataatcttttgagaatagtatgtttatgattaatattaatatattataagttctaatatattaatatggaatcatattatttaattagtattgatcaagaattaatttataattaattaagtgatcaaaaggaactaattaaatatggattcttatatatatggaatgggccaagttcatttaggttgggctaagctttcatggatagtccatggagtgtttaacccatggatcctaggaaatgaaaggtcatgggtattagggtttaaccctaatcctccatactatataaagatgtctttggttggtgaaattggcactagtgtggatacactaaagaagggctagccaatttcactagagagaaccaagtaatcatattctctaaagtattccaaggtgtcttggtgatttgtgattccacttgaggcttccacactattggggctaagctcttaaagcttgaagacatcaagctacatcaagaggtatgtattctatcttgttacattcatagtttttgtatgctagattaggataataccttggatgttcttatttgcatgtataatagagaaaacatagatccaaggtatttagggttgcatgtacacttaggaagtgttagaatgctcaaaacccaacagttaggtatattcactttacccatatatatatatatatatatatatatatatatatatatatatatatatatatatatatatatatatatatatatatataggaatgagttctgtGGAAAACAAATAattagggcaacatctaccggaaccaataatcaaatgacacgtgtccatttctttcttcacaatacattacttgtgaagaaagaaatggacatgtgtcatttgattattggttccggtagatgttgccctagttatttgttttccatagaacccattcctatataaaataaaataaaataaaaggtgtaaccttaattaattccataagttataaaataaagaaaacttaattcttttattagtttaaagtcttccataacttgtcctcaagttatggaatttgaagagtttttggattaaaactactttaaacacataagttatggaattaattagttttgaatagtttcaaaacttgccctcaagttttggaatttgtaaagttttcacttatgaatactttaattccaagttagcccttagaattttaaaagttaaaattcaacccttatactttataatattataagttaataatatatatatatatatatatatatatatatatatatatgtatgtataagagtaaagtcagtcttaccgctagtacgcctcattcacgaagccggtctataaggtgggtataaggttgttgcctataaaatggcaacttaatgggtgtccactctcacccaccgcttgcttgactggtggtgggtcgttagccgaacgggtttgacaggactagaattctcccttcattaaaagtattaatgataatactaagtaactaaactcttaataatacccaatcttagttacttaggaaaaatgtgaataaggtgctaacccatgaaattacactttacactttgtctaagtcgttagtggagcgtgtgtggttaaccggcacactaacttggacttaacaaggtaggtaaagggtgacttaat includes these proteins:
- the LOC111908740 gene encoding acireductone dioxygenase 1 translates to MAILQAWFMDNSHEDPQLPHHRNPYEFVSPDHLAELGVLHWKLNPEKYEEDEELEHIRATRGYNYMDLLDLCPEKVENYEQKLKNFYTEHIHADEEIRYCLEGSGYFDVRDKDDRWIRIWIKAGDLIILPAGIYHRFTLDTSNYIKLMRLFVGEPVWTAFNRPQEEHPARRKYIVNFGEKIGMPLEAH